In the genome of Anabaena cylindrica PCC 7122, the window CAAACGTGCCTTGATGCGGTCAAGATATTCGTAAGTTTCTGGTAGTTCTTTATGGGTGTCGCAAAAAAAGTATTCCATTTCTGGAATTTCCTTATGCAGTAATAC includes:
- a CDS encoding phosphoadenosine phosphosulfate reductase family protein, with amino-acid sequence MAQKNVRHILGISGGKDSTALAVLLHKEIPEMEYFFCDTHKELPETYEYLDRIKARLGIKIQG